A window of Aeromicrobium sp. A1-2 contains these coding sequences:
- a CDS encoding alpha/beta hydrolase: protein MGLTADLTALMMQATARFTVQHGAALQYAGQDLPKPVSHRVRTRHGRVKVDLYLPPAPASGAVPAYVHLHGGGFIMRYPRMDDFFCRFVVATVGVAVVNVDYDVAPQARYPVAQEQAHDVFVWLTEHGSDWGIDGGNLAIGGFSAGGNLAASACLQIRDRGGIAPRLQLLGVPSLDVAGDAAAKTSTTAHPMVGPGLLRLVRATYFKDVGRRSEPYASPLLASDLTGVAPAVVVTAEHDSLRAEGDAYAAALDRAGLLTEHIVVPGRDHYFLDPDAPAQARDLMRRMADRLREALRPVG from the coding sequence ATGGGACTGACCGCCGACCTCACGGCTCTGATGATGCAGGCGACGGCACGGTTCACCGTCCAGCACGGAGCCGCGTTGCAGTACGCCGGGCAGGACCTGCCGAAGCCGGTCTCGCACCGGGTCCGGACGCGTCACGGCCGCGTCAAGGTCGACCTCTACCTGCCGCCGGCACCGGCTTCGGGAGCGGTTCCGGCGTACGTCCACCTTCATGGCGGCGGATTCATCATGCGGTATCCGCGGATGGACGACTTCTTCTGCCGCTTCGTGGTCGCCACGGTGGGAGTTGCCGTGGTGAACGTCGACTACGACGTGGCACCGCAGGCTCGCTACCCGGTCGCCCAGGAGCAGGCGCACGATGTGTTCGTCTGGCTGACCGAGCACGGATCGGACTGGGGCATCGACGGTGGGAACCTCGCGATCGGCGGATTCAGCGCGGGGGGAAACCTGGCCGCATCTGCCTGTCTGCAGATCCGGGACCGTGGCGGCATCGCTCCGCGGCTCCAGCTGCTCGGAGTGCCATCGCTCGACGTCGCCGGCGACGCTGCGGCCAAGACGTCGACCACAGCGCACCCCATGGTCGGGCCGGGACTGCTCAGGCTGGTGCGCGCGACGTACTTCAAGGACGTCGGGCGCCGCTCCGAGCCGTACGCCTCTCCGTTGCTGGCCAGCGACCTGACCGGTGTCGCGCCTGCGGTCGTCGTCACGGCAGAGCACGACTCGCTGCGGGCCGAGGGCGACGCGTACGCCGCAGCGCTCGATCGCGCGGGGCTCCTGACCGAGCACATCGTGGTGCCGGGTCGTGACCACTACTTCCTGGATCCCGACGCCCCAGCCCAGGCGCGCGACCTGATGCGCCGGATGGCCGATCGGCTCCGGGAGGCGCTGCGACCCGTCGGGTGA
- a CDS encoding DUF2630 family protein: MTTDQGIHEHISALVAEEKALRERLARHEVKPSEEHERLRRLEVELDQAWDLLRQRSAKRQYGESPDDAAERTPDVVEKYLG; encoded by the coding sequence ATGACGACAGATCAGGGTATCCACGAGCACATTTCCGCACTCGTTGCAGAGGAAAAGGCGCTGCGCGAGCGGCTGGCCCGGCACGAGGTGAAACCGTCCGAGGAGCACGAGCGGCTCCGCCGGCTCGAGGTCGAGCTGGACCAGGCCTGGGACCTGCTGCGCCAGCGCAGCGCGAAGCGGCAGTACGGCGAGTCCCCCGATGACGCCGCCGAGCGCACTCCGGACGTCGTGGAGAAGTATCTCGGCTGA
- a CDS encoding oxygenase MpaB family protein: MTIDLQPPTRFRSGEERGAKIGRVLRVVGRVGAVDDDLLDQIGRRFMQRDEVGAALVQAMRAKDGNSPTMRQFQQALAGGIDSVGGAPPALRDFFAVVDAVPDWVDFDLVNRGARAYRRYGKNAADVLLQLSLLGGYRFGGPSDLLIATGALAGNSTMRRLGETQKWGVAVSEHDSMRRGGEAFALTVHVRLMHAMVNHHFEAKDRWDTQTWGLPINRSDQAATLGLFNGALLLGVRALGVRVTRDDSRAVMHLWKYVGWLMGVDEDWLFDTEREQHRFSYHVLLAQADVTPAGAELARGILDAQSTLHFARLPRLGRAWTRARLLSMLRLFLGKQGMRDLGLPVRLPWAALGIVPLNVVRHHVLGRTAWGERSLHRSAASARDTVMFRYFGTDEPDVAKLPGA, translated from the coding sequence GTGACAATCGACCTGCAACCACCCACTCGTTTCCGCTCCGGTGAGGAGCGCGGCGCCAAGATCGGCCGGGTCCTCAGGGTCGTCGGCCGTGTGGGAGCCGTGGACGACGACCTGCTCGACCAGATCGGCCGCCGATTCATGCAGCGTGACGAGGTGGGTGCCGCGCTGGTACAGGCGATGCGCGCCAAGGACGGCAACAGCCCCACGATGCGTCAGTTCCAGCAGGCGCTGGCGGGTGGCATCGACTCCGTCGGGGGCGCTCCCCCAGCGCTGCGTGACTTCTTCGCGGTGGTCGACGCCGTGCCGGACTGGGTCGACTTCGACCTGGTGAACCGGGGAGCCAGGGCGTACCGCCGCTACGGCAAGAACGCCGCCGACGTCCTGCTCCAGCTGTCGCTGCTCGGCGGCTACCGATTCGGGGGCCCCAGCGACTTGCTGATCGCGACCGGAGCGCTGGCCGGCAACAGCACGATGCGCCGGCTCGGCGAGACCCAGAAGTGGGGCGTCGCAGTCTCCGAGCACGACTCGATGCGCCGTGGCGGCGAGGCCTTCGCGCTCACGGTGCACGTTCGGCTGATGCACGCGATGGTCAACCACCACTTCGAGGCCAAGGACAGGTGGGACACGCAGACGTGGGGCCTGCCGATCAACCGCTCCGACCAGGCCGCGACCCTGGGCCTGTTCAACGGCGCACTCCTGCTCGGCGTCCGCGCCCTCGGTGTGCGGGTGACACGTGATGACTCCCGTGCGGTCATGCACCTGTGGAAGTACGTCGGATGGCTGATGGGCGTCGACGAGGACTGGCTGTTTGACACCGAGCGCGAGCAGCACCGGTTCAGCTATCACGTCCTCCTGGCGCAGGCCGATGTCACGCCGGCCGGCGCCGAGCTGGCCCGAGGCATCCTGGATGCCCAGAGCACGCTCCACTTCGCCCGGCTCCCCCGGCTCGGTCGTGCGTGGACCCGCGCGCGACTGCTCAGCATGCTGCGGCTGTTCCTCGGCAAGCAGGGCATGCGTGACCTGGGCCTGCCGGTTCGGCTCCCTTGGGCCGCGCTGGGCATCGTCCCGCTCAACGTCGTGCGTCACCACGTTTTGGGTCGAACGGCATGGGGTGAGCGGAGCCTGCACCGCAGCGCGGCAAGCGCGCGGGACACTGTGATGTTCCGCTACTTCGGGACCGACGAACCCGATGTCGCGAAGCTGCCTGGCGCCTGA
- a CDS encoding TetR/AcrR family transcriptional regulator — protein sequence MARPRTPPELRRTPQQDRSRMMVERIIAAGQTVLLRDGYEKASTNRVAQEAGISPGSLYQYFPDKDSILNAVIDRYSDELSARLTKVLADRLDLPGPELVRATLEGLLEALAENVEFLRLVVEQLPRAQFGDKAAATEQRVSDLVSTYLVLQPSARVQDPAAAAWLLVRLVEHVTVQYVLERPAIAEHLFIDELTRIVTSYLGPTTRPR from the coding sequence ATGGCTCGCCCTCGTACGCCCCCCGAACTGCGTCGCACACCGCAGCAGGACCGCTCCCGGATGATGGTCGAGCGGATCATCGCCGCGGGCCAGACAGTTCTGCTGCGCGACGGCTATGAGAAGGCGTCGACCAACCGGGTGGCACAGGAGGCCGGCATCAGTCCGGGCTCGCTGTACCAGTACTTCCCTGACAAGGACTCGATCCTGAACGCTGTGATCGACCGCTATTCCGATGAATTGTCGGCCAGGCTGACCAAGGTCCTGGCCGATCGGCTCGATCTGCCGGGGCCCGAGCTCGTCCGCGCAACCCTGGAGGGACTGCTGGAGGCGCTGGCCGAGAACGTGGAGTTCCTGCGGCTGGTCGTGGAGCAGCTGCCTCGTGCTCAGTTCGGCGACAAGGCCGCCGCCACGGAACAACGAGTCAGCGATCTGGTGTCGACGTACTTGGTGCTGCAGCCCTCCGCGCGGGTGCAGGACCCCGCGGCTGCGGCCTGGCTCCTGGTCCGGCTCGTGGAGCATGTGACGGTGCAGTACGTGCTGGAACGGCCTGCTATCGCAGAGCATCTATTCATCGACGAGCTCACCAGGATTGTCACGTCGTACCTCGGGCCCACGACCAGGCCGCGGTAG